TAGGAAAAATCACTGGTCTTGTGTTATAATAAATAGAATACCCTAAAAGGATGAGAAAAATGAATTTAGAAGATTTGAAAAAACGTCAGGAGAAGATCCGCAATTTCTCCATCATTGCTCACATTGACCACGGGAAATCAACCTTGGCTGACCGGATTTTGGAGGCGACTGAGACGGTTTCCAGTCGGGAAATGCAGGCCCAACTCTTGGACAGCATGGACTTGGAGCGGGAGCGCGGCATCACCATTAAGCTCAATGCTATCGAGCTCAATTATACCGCCAAGGACGGTGAAACCTATATCTTCCACTTGATTGACACGCCGGGACACGTGGACTTTACCTATGAGGTATCGCGGTCGTTAGCGGCCTGCGAAGGGGCTATTTTGGTTGTGGATGCGGCTCAGGGGATTGAGGCTCAGACCTTGGCTAATGTTTATCTAGCGCTGGATAATGACTTGGAAATCCTGCCAGTTATTAATAAAATTGACCTGCCAGCTGCAGATCCAGAGCGGGTGCGGGCAGAGATTGAAGATGTGATTGGACTGGATGCTAGCGAAGCCGTATTGGCTTCTGCCAAGTCTGGTATCGGAATTGAAGAAATTTTAGAGCAGATAGTAGAAAAAGTTCCAGCTCCGACTGGAAGTGTAGAAGCACCGCTCAAAGCCTTGATTTTTGACTCGGTCTATGATGCCTATCGTGGTGTAATCCTTCAAGTGCGGGTTATGGACGGTGTGGTCAAGCCGGGAGATACCATTCAGCTCATGAGTAATGGTAAGACCTTTGACGTGACTGAGGTCGGCATCTTTACTCCCAAGGCTGTTGGACGTGATTTCCTAGCAACAGGGGATGTTGGTTATATCGCAGCCTCTATCAAGACGGTACAGGATACCCGAGTCGGAGACACAGTAACCTTGGCGGACAATCCAGCTGGGGAGCCATTAGCCGGCTATAAGCAGATGAATCCTATGGTTTTCGCTGGTCTCTATCCTATCGAGTCCAATAAATACAATGACCTGCGTGAGGCGCTTGAAAAGCTCCAGCTAAACGACGCCAGTCTGCAGTTTGAACCAGAAACATCACAGGCATTAGGATTTGGTTTCCGTTGTGGTTTCCTGGGTTTGCTGCACATGGATGTCATTCAGGAGCGCTTGGAGCGTGAGTTCAATATTGATTTGATTATGACGGCGCCATCTGTTATCTATAAGGTCAATATGACGGATGGTGCCTCTCTGGATGTGTCCAATCCGAGCGAGTTTCCGGATCCGACTAAGATTGATTCCATTGAAGAGCCTTATGTCAAGGCGCAGATTATGGTGCCCCAGGAATTTGTCGGAGCGGTGATGGAGTTGGCTCAGCGCAAGCGTGGTGACTTTGTGACCATGGACTATATCGATGATAATCGGGTCAATGTCATCTATCAAATCCCACTTGCTGAAATCGTCTTTGACTTCTTTGACAAGCTCAAGTCCTCTACTCGTGGCTATGCTAGCTTTGACTATGAAATTTCTGAGTATCGCTCGTCCAAGCTGGTGAAGATGGATATTCTCCTCAATGGCGACAAGGTTGATGCTCTCAGCTTTATCGTTCACAAGGAATTTGCCTATGAGCGTGGTAAGCTGATTGTAGACAAGCTCAAGAAAATCATTCCTCGTCAGCAGTTTGAAGTACCCATTCAAGCCGCTATCGGACAGAAAATCGTGGCTCGGACAGACATCAAAGCCCTGCGCAAGAATGTCTTGGCCAAGTGTTATGGTGGTGACGTTTCTCGGAAGCGCAAACTCCTTGAAAAACAAAAAGCTGGTAAAAAACGGATGAAAGCTATCGGCTCTGTCGAAGTCCCACAAGAAGCCTTCCTCAGCGTTCTGAGTATGGATGAGGAATAAAGTCTTATTTCTCTAGGCAATATATTTCAAAAGGAGAAAATCATGAAACAATCGTATCTGCTTGGAGCAGTCCTAGTATTGACTTCACTTACTCTTATGTCTTGTGCCAAATCTGACCAAAATGATGAACAATCAAGCTCATCGATTAGTTCTATTGCACAAGTGGAAAAGAATTCTTCAAATTCTTCTTCTAAAAAGAGCAAGAGCAAAGCCAGTCAAGAAACAAAACGTGTTGGTTCTCCTGAGTTTGGTTATATCGATATTCCAAGTAAATGGATTAAATTTTTTGATGCAAAGGTTGAGGGACTTATTCAATATACAGATGGCTCTGCTTATAATATCGTTACCATGAATGCTGTTTCCAAGGCAGAAGCTGAAGTAGCAGATGGTGAGACTTTCAATGCAGAAACAATTGCTCAGCATGTAGCCTATAATTGGAGTCAAAAAGATAATATTGAGAAGATGTGGGGCTCTAAAAGTACTGTCTCAGGAATAGAAGCCTTTCAAATAAACATCATTCTGAAATCGGGGCAACTTGCTAATACATTGGTTTTCCAAAAAGATGACAAAGTCTATATACTATCCTTTGAAGGCGACGAAGAAACTCTTGATGATTTCATTACAAACATGAAAGATACTTGGAGCCTTGATGGCAAGGGAGCAGTCAGCGAATAATAGTTTAAAAAACAAGAGGCCTATTTATTAAGTCTCTTGTTTTTTTCAGTGTAGAAGCTAATTATGTTTCACAAATAGATAGTAACAAATCAGAAAAAACGTTCGACTACTATCAAATCTAAGTAAAAAGACTTACAAAAATTTGTAGGTCTTTTCTTGAAATCCGAACGTTAGGAAATCTTTTTAAGATTTTACTTGACATTTTCTGAAATAGGAATATGATAAAATGTGAACACTGTATAAGACAAACCTTGTGCGTGTTCGAAAATAATAGAGCGTTGCATCCGTAAGTCAATTTGACACGGCTCTTAAAAAACAAAAGGAGAAAGAATGAATACTTATATCCAAAAGAAAATCGCAAACATGAAGCTGACGCTTTCTGAAATGTCTGGTGGCTACAAACGAATGGTGACTAGCATGAAGAAGCTCGGCTTTTCTGGTACCTTGAAGCTTATCTGGGACGATTTGTTTGCTCATCGCAGTCTAGGTCAATGGGTTTATCTCTTGATTCTAGGGAGTTTTCCGCTCTGGCTGGAGCTGATATATGAACATCGCATCGTGGATTGGACGGGGATGATTTGCAGTCTGACTGGGATTATCTGTGTGATTTTCGTTTCTGAAGGACGGGCTAGCAATTACCTCTTTGGTTTGATTAATTCTGTGATTTACTTGATTTTGGCTTTGCAGAAAGGTTTCTATGGTGAGGTCCTGACGACTCTTTACTTTACCATCATGCAGCCAATTGGCCTCTTAGTGTGGATTTATCAAGGTCAGTTTAAGAAAGAAAAGCAAGAGTTTGTTGCTCGTAAGCTAGATGCTAAAGGATGGACAAAATATCTATCACTCAGTGTGCTTTGGTGGTTGGTCTTTGGTTTGATTTATCAGTCTGTGGGGGCTAATCGTCCTTATCGTGATTCAATCACAGATGCGACAAATGGTGTAGGGCAAATCCTGATGACGGCTGTTTATCGCGAACAGTGGATTTTCTGGGCAGCGACCAATATTTTTTCTATCTACCTCTGGTGGGGTGAAAGTCTTCAGATTCAAGGAAAATATTTGATCTATTTAATCAACAGCTTGGTCGGATGGTACCAGTGGAATAAGGCTGCTAAAAAAGCATAGTCTTATAAACGGGACATTAATCGGACGTGACAATGTATCTCTTTCCTTTCGTCCTAAAAATATGGTAAACTAGTATTAGTAAAATTTATTAGATTTAGGAAGGAATGACCATGAAAAAGAAGTGCTTTCTGCTCTCCCTGACTATCTTAACCGGCCTCTCCCTGTCCTCTTGTAGCCTTATTAAGAGCTATAGCAGTCGGAAACCATCTGATTCTTCCAGTCGGGTTTCCCTGAGAGATGACAGCGATACAAGTAGTAGCAGTCGTAGAGAAAAAGATTCGTCAAAGACAACTGGTACTATGCGCGTCGGCTCTGATGATTATGGCTATATTAGTATTCCTGATAATTGGATTAAGTTTACAGACGTAGATGGTGGCGACAGCGTCCAGTATACGGATGGAAGTGGCTATAACATTGTCACGATGAATGCTTATACAAAAGAAAAAGCCAATATTGGAGAAGGTGAAGAATTCAACGCTGAAACCATTGCCCAACGGATCGCCTACCACTGGAAGGATAATAAGGAAGTCGATGATTTTTGGGGAGCAAAGAGTACCGTAGCTGGAAATGAAGCCTTTCAGATTAATGTTATTTTAAAATCCACGCAAAACCTAACGGTTTGGGTCTTCAAACAAGGTGATAAGGTCTATATGATGTCCTTTGAGGGCGATGAAGATACTTTATATGAGTTTATACCTTATATCGAAGAAACTTGGAGCACTAGTAAGGACGGTGGAAAAAGCATTTAGCAACCGCATGTGATGATTGCTCTCTAAGTTCATAAAAAGCAAATCTGAGACTGGTTCTCAGATTTTTTTGCGAGGTGGAATATGTCATATTTTTGGGGTTTGACAACATTTAAGAGCGCTCATTTTATGATATAATAAAAACAATTTGAATACAGAAAGAAAAATATATGACCCAAGAAATCGACCTTGAAAAGTACCATCAGTTAGCTCTGCAGAAGCAGAAAGAGCACCGAAAATTTTTAGCCAGTCTTAAGAAAAAGCCACCAAAAAACCTTGATAAACTAGCCCAGCAAATCCATGATGAGGTCTTTGAGGAGATTGACTGTACAGCCTGTGCCAATTGCTGTAAGACGCTGGGACCAGACTTTAAAGAAGCCGACATAGTCCGCATTGCCAAGTATTTCAAGATGAAGCTGCCGGCTTTTGAAGAGGAATTTCTGCAGGTAGACGAAGACGGTGACAAGGTTTTCAAAGCTATGCCTTGTCCTTTTTTAGGTGGAGACAATCTCTGCTCGATCTACGATGTCCGGCCAAAGGCTTGCAGAGAATTTCCCCATACAGACCGCAAGAAGATTCATCAGATTAATCATCTGACAATCAAAAATACCCTGACCTGTCCTGCGGCTTATCTCTTTGTGGAGAAGCTGCGGGATAGTTTGTAAAATCCCCCTCTAAATCTTGTACAAAAATTCTAGGGCGGAAGTATCTTAAATCTGTTAGGCTATAGTTAGAATTGAACATGGCCTAAAAGCTGTGTGAAAAAGATGAAATTTTCTCGGAGCAGGAGCCCCTCCGCCAATTTTCCTATTTTCACTTTGCTTTTAACGGTCTTAGTATCTTTTGTGAGGTGAAAAAGAATATGATGCATCAATTCAATCGAACCATGGAATATCTAGAAAGTAAGTTGGACGCAGAAGTGGACTTGCAACAATTTCAGCAGCTATCGGGCTATTCTTATGCTCTCTTTAGCAGGCTCTTTTCCATCCTAGCAGATATGACTTTAGCAGAATACCTACGCAATCGCAGGCTGTCAGAAGCTGTGACAGACTTGCGGGAAAGCTCTGAGAAAGTCATTGACATTGCGATGAAATACGGCTATGAGTCTGCGGATGCCTTCAGCGCAGCCTTCAAGAAATTCCATGGTGCGACCCCCTCAGAAGTTCGAAATGGAAAACCTTATCGGGTCTTTCCTAGACTTCAATTATCCTTAAAGATTACAGGAGGAAAGAACATGGATATCAAGATTCAAAAGAAACCTGCTTTTACCGTAGCAGGCGTCCTATTGGAAGCTATTGACAATAGCCAGTGCCCGTATGCATGGGAGCAGCTCTATGCAAATCACAGCTTTGAAAGCCTAGAAAGTCTGGGTAGTGGCCAATCCTTTGGTGTCTGCTCTGATGTCAAAGAAGGCGAAATCATCAACTATACGGCTGCCTATGATGTGAAGGATAAAGCTAAAGCAGAAGAACTAGGTCTGTCA
This window of the Streptococcus sanguinis genome carries:
- the lepA gene encoding translation elongation factor 4; amino-acid sequence: MNLEDLKKRQEKIRNFSIIAHIDHGKSTLADRILEATETVSSREMQAQLLDSMDLERERGITIKLNAIELNYTAKDGETYIFHLIDTPGHVDFTYEVSRSLAACEGAILVVDAAQGIEAQTLANVYLALDNDLEILPVINKIDLPAADPERVRAEIEDVIGLDASEAVLASAKSGIGIEEILEQIVEKVPAPTGSVEAPLKALIFDSVYDAYRGVILQVRVMDGVVKPGDTIQLMSNGKTFDVTEVGIFTPKAVGRDFLATGDVGYIAASIKTVQDTRVGDTVTLADNPAGEPLAGYKQMNPMVFAGLYPIESNKYNDLREALEKLQLNDASLQFEPETSQALGFGFRCGFLGLLHMDVIQERLEREFNIDLIMTAPSVIYKVNMTDGASLDVSNPSEFPDPTKIDSIEEPYVKAQIMVPQEFVGAVMELAQRKRGDFVTMDYIDDNRVNVIYQIPLAEIVFDFFDKLKSSTRGYASFDYEISEYRSSKLVKMDILLNGDKVDALSFIVHKEFAYERGKLIVDKLKKIIPRQQFEVPIQAAIGQKIVARTDIKALRKNVLAKCYGGDVSRKRKLLEKQKAGKKRMKAIGSVEVPQEAFLSVLSMDEE
- the pnuC gene encoding nicotinamide riboside transporter PnuC; amino-acid sequence: MNTYIQKKIANMKLTLSEMSGGYKRMVTSMKKLGFSGTLKLIWDDLFAHRSLGQWVYLLILGSFPLWLELIYEHRIVDWTGMICSLTGIICVIFVSEGRASNYLFGLINSVIYLILALQKGFYGEVLTTLYFTIMQPIGLLVWIYQGQFKKEKQEFVARKLDAKGWTKYLSLSVLWWLVFGLIYQSVGANRPYRDSITDATNGVGQILMTAVYREQWIFWAATNIFSIYLWWGESLQIQGKYLIYLINSLVGWYQWNKAAKKA
- a CDS encoding YkgJ family cysteine cluster protein, with protein sequence MTQEIDLEKYHQLALQKQKEHRKFLASLKKKPPKNLDKLAQQIHDEVFEEIDCTACANCCKTLGPDFKEADIVRIAKYFKMKLPAFEEEFLQVDEDGDKVFKAMPCPFLGGDNLCSIYDVRPKACREFPHTDRKKIHQINHLTIKNTLTCPAAYLFVEKLRDSL
- a CDS encoding AraC family transcriptional regulator yields the protein MMHQFNRTMEYLESKLDAEVDLQQFQQLSGYSYALFSRLFSILADMTLAEYLRNRRLSEAVTDLRESSEKVIDIAMKYGYESADAFSAAFKKFHGATPSEVRNGKPYRVFPRLQLSLKITGGKNMDIKIQKKPAFTVAGVLLEAIDNSQCPYAWEQLYANHSFESLESLGSGQSFGVCSDVKEGEIINYTAAYDVKDKAKAEELGLSIKEISEAEYAIVPVKGAIPTSIHHAWKYVLEVFFPETGYRHSGAPDFEVYTEGDMYSPDYQMELWIPVVK